A window of Candidatus Thermoplasmatota archaeon genomic DNA:
GGAGGCCGGTGTGAAAGCAGTCATCCTGGAGAACTCTCCCTTCATCGGGGGCCGTATGGCCCAGCTGGACAAGACCTTCCCGACGAACGACTGCTCCATGTGCATACTGT
This region includes:
- a CDS encoding FAD-dependent oxidoreductase, whose product is MTRSLEADGGNCLSRGVLVIGGGIAGIQSALDVAEAGVKAVILENSPFIGGRMAQLDKTFPTNDCSMCIL